In Hypanus sabinus isolate sHypSab1 chromosome 10, sHypSab1.hap1, whole genome shotgun sequence, the genomic stretch TCAGAATTATGCATTTTACATTTCTGGAATGAATAAGGCAATGTTGGATTAATTACGGACAGGCTGAGAATGCTGTTCCTGTGACTGGCCCATATAACAGACCCATGAACCCAGCAAGTGCTGGAAGGGAGACCTTTTGTCCACCATGTGCATTGTattcaaaagtgaaataaaacatttaagaCTTGTCAGGATTCCTAAAGTACTAAACACTAAAACTACATAGCACGTACTTCAACCAAGTCACGCCTGGGCCGCAGTTTCAGCAGAGGTTCACTGATGCGTATTGAACACAGTCCCCCTCTCCCCTCGTAGCAGCATAAACCTGCACATCTGTAACAATGCAAAGCAGTCAAGTGGTACCAAACATTTGAAATATAGCAATTGCAAATGTTTTATTGACGACACAGAACGAGACTAAAGATTTATTTCCAAATGACTGATCACATTTTTGTTGAGAAATGTACAAAAACAGACCCATAAGAATCATAGAACACACCAGCACAGAAACACAGCCCTTGGTCCATcccgaactgttattctgcctagtcccagcgATCTGTACCTGGATCATCACCTCCCACACCCCTGCCAACCACATCCTTATCCAAACTCCTCAAGTGCTGAATCAaacccacttccactggcagctcatttcaccctctgggtgaagttccccttcaatatttcacctttcccccCTAACCCATGACTTCTGCCTCTAGTTGGCAACTAGATATCCCTCCCCAAACAACTATCTAACCAAATTGGTTTTGATTTGAAAGACATTGACTAGACAGGTACAAGGCAAGCCccaactccaccccccccccccaagaagctgTAGAGATTTGCAGTGAGCAGAATCGATACCAGAGAGCAGGAGAGCAGAATAAATTGTACAACTCTATAAATCAGTCAGCATCCATCCAGGGGATTAAACAAGCGAgacttcccctccaccttccctctcccatggtccacctttcacagattccttctccaggaGTCTACCTTTTCCATTAAGGCACCTACCAATTTCTTACAGcattcctctcccctccccaacatggcttcacctatcaccctctagctTGTAGCTTCTAACcacttccccacccaccccccaccatcttattttggcatcttccctgttcttttccagtcctgacaaagagtctcatgCCAAAACGTGGACTACTCAATCCTCTCCACCTgatccgagttcctccagcactgtgtgtgtgtgtgtgtgtgtgtgtgtgtgtgtgtgtgtgtgtgtgtgtgtgtgtgtgggagcagACCACTCAGACTCTTGCACCTACCCTGCCACTTGCCTACACTAAACCTGTACCTCATTTACTAAAGGTACTCTCGCTGGAACGGCGATGAAATCTGCAGCAGGACAGGTCCCTGCAGCGCTCCTAAAGGTGGTGCTGAGGATCTGGCACAAACTCAGGTGGACAATAGGACATTATTTGGAGCAGAAGGCCATCTATTCATTAATATCATAGCTGAATAATATCATGGTAATTGGACTCTGCTCCAACTaccaacccttaattcccctgctaatCTAACAGCGTCTTAAATATAGTTAATGAGGTAATTCGACACATTCACTACTGTTTGAGAAATTCCCCCGTATTTTAAGGCTATGTACCCAAACACTGGAAACAACTTCCCAGCCTTTATCTATTCCTTTGTTACTTGGGAAAAGGTCACTTTAGGGAGAAATCAGCCCCACCATAATTGCTGATAAGCCGGAGCGAACTGTTTGGCCCGACCCCAACTCACAGCGTCATCCTCGGGCTCCAGCGCACCTCCACCCCGGCCAACCGGCCCCAGAAGAACATGTCGTTGAACTGCAGGAAGAGGCCGCGCAGGTCCGGGTTCGGGTCCATCAATTCCCATGACTCGTCCACCACCGAAAGCGGGACCGGGGGCTCAGCTGGACTCGGTCGACCGACCCCCGGGACGCCATCATCCTCGGCCGCCCAGGCGGCTTGTAGTTGGAGGGCCAACAGCAAATCTCCCTCCATCCTCCGAACCATTAGCGCCGGACCCTCCTGTATCACGTGACGACAATGCGCCCGATCAGACCAATGGACGTGCCGGCAATCTACGCGACAGGGCCACTCAGAAACCAGGATGGGTGGGGCAACAACCAATGAGAAGTGAGTGAGGATGCTGATTGGTCATGCTGCAAAACGAAATCAACCTATAGTCAGGGGGTGAATTTCCATTGACCAATGGGGATCAAGAAAATGAACGGCTTAGTCATCAGCTGCCAATGAGAGCCTCCGCTCTGTACTAGGCGGAAGGAGCTGTCAGCTGATGGGGCGAGCGGAAGCAGAGGGACAATCCTGAGGTGAGGCCTGGGACTCGATTTCTTCCTCAGCCTATCGGTCTCGGCGGTTAAGGATGGCGGCGGACGGCGGCGGAAAGCTGCGGCGCCAGCTGGAGGCCATGCGCTTCGACCCGGCGCTCTACGTGAAGCAGCTGTCGCAGCAGTCGGACGGAGACCGCGACCTGCAGGAGCACCGGCACAAGATCCAGAGCCTGGCCGACGAGACGGCGCAGAACCTGAAGAAGAACGTCTATAAGAACTACCGGCAGTTCATCGAGACGGCGCGGGAGATCTCGTACCTGGAGAGCGAGATGTACCAGCTCAGCCACATCCTCACCGAGCAGAAGGGCATCATGGACGGCCTGACCCAGATGCTGCTGGCGGCCGACCgagagcagcagcagcaacagcagCTCCTGCAAACCGGGGCGGCCTCCTCCTCCTCGGCCTCGTCCGTCGCCAGCACCGGCGCCTCCTCGCAGTCGGACTCGTCGCTGCTGCCGCGGGATGCCGAGGAGCAGAAGCAGCGCACGCTGACGCCGCTGCTGCAGAAGGTGGAGGGCTGCCAGGAGCTGCTGCAGGCGCCCGGCCGCTACCTGGTCTACAACGGCGACCTGCTGGAGTGCGACCCGGAGAGCGCGGCGCAGCTGCAGCGGGTGCACGCCTTCCTCATGAACGACTGCCTGCTCGTGGCCGCCTGGCTGCCGGGCCGCCGCGGCGCCGGCCTCCGCTACCGCTTCGACGCCGTCTACCAGCTGGACAGCTTCGCGGTGGTGAACGTCAAGGACGCGGGCCCGATGCGCGACATGTTCAAGGTGCTGATGTTCCCCGACACCCGCGTGTTCCAGGCCGAGAACGCCAAGGTGAAGAAGGAGTGGTTGGAGATCCTGGACCAGACCAAGAAGAACAAGGCGCTGAGCGAGCGCCGGGAGCTGGAGAAGGCCGAGGCCCTGCGGCTGGCGGCGGccaagaaggaggaggaggagcagcgCAGAAGACCCCCGGCGTCTGGCAGTACCAACCCATTCGAGAAGGAGGAAGAGCAGGGTGAGGAGCCACGGGCAGCCCTGCAGCCGCTGGACCTTAGCCTGGACTGGATCCAGGAGCTCCCCGAGGACCTGGATGTGTGCATCGCCCAGCGGGACTTCGAGGGTGCCGTGGATCTGCTGGACAAATTGTCAGCCTACGTGAGCGGCGCCGACGG encodes the following:
- the exoc8 gene encoding exocyst complex component 8, whose translation is MAADGGGKLRRQLEAMRFDPALYVKQLSQQSDGDRDLQEHRHKIQSLADETAQNLKKNVYKNYRQFIETAREISYLESEMYQLSHILTEQKGIMDGLTQMLLAADREQQQQQQLLQTGAASSSSASSVASTGASSQSDSSLLPRDAEEQKQRTLTPLLQKVEGCQELLQAPGRYLVYNGDLLECDPESAAQLQRVHAFLMNDCLLVAAWLPGRRGAGLRYRFDAVYQLDSFAVVNVKDAGPMRDMFKVLMFPDTRVFQAENAKVKKEWLEILDQTKKNKALSERRELEKAEALRLAAAKKEEEEQRRRPPASGSTNPFEKEEEQGEEPRAALQPLDLSLDWIQELPEDLDVCIAQRDFEGAVDLLDKLSAYVSGADGQPGVRQLRSRVEQRVRRLTDVLVYELSPGRSLRGGPRATRRAVSQLIRLGQSTKACELFLKNRAAAVHTAIRQLRIEGATLLYIHKLCNIFFTGLLDTAREFEMDFAGDSGCYSAFVVWSRSATRLFVDAFSKQVFDSKESLSTTAECVEVAKEHCNKLREIGLDLTFTLQALLVKDIKAALHSYKGIIMEATKHRNSEEMWRRMNLMTPEALTKLKDEMKASGITNFDQYTGDDCWVNLSYTIVAFTKQLMAFLEEGLKLYFPELHMVLLESLQEIILVAVQHVDYSLRCEQDPEKKIFIRDNVSFLYETVLPVVERRFEEGVGTPAKQLQDLRNGSRIIRVNPESTNSFV